A region from the Triticum aestivum cultivar Chinese Spring chromosome 3D, IWGSC CS RefSeq v2.1, whole genome shotgun sequence genome encodes:
- the LOC123075820 gene encoding BTB/POZ and MATH domain-containing protein 1-like produces MVRSIMAAPSHKTRSTHRSAFAQGTHQFDIAGYSTAREALVGSVRSGSFHAGGFIWALVCRLHDRSAPCGLASISLELSKNETDEDVVAMASLRIDESSGTGKFPAAVWCSDKPKTFDAWSTSAVAWELAVPVAFRRHESRYIDKGADCLTIHCTVDVLLQQQESSAAAGSVDTRNCFVSVPPPPSISRDLHRLLRERQSPEPDVTFVLDDGTEIQAHKLVMAMRSPVFRAEFLCGDMKERSTRHLTMDDMSASTLRAMLYFIYTDEQPTPRKGRCQVAMAQDLLVAADLYDLERLRLMCEKILSGSLDVGNVMATLMHAHGRHSCQQLEALCIDFMASDPDVYNAVEATEEYKELEKTYPSFIHEITKKVAKSTMARIRSPTNTSSMGTSGGSSSREATKSMSRYTPPAVMIGTHEFTIQSLSWVRETHSVGQYIRSGSFKVAGYEWTIDVYPSGGTEDTSDHIDVFIRPTINDGDIKVKASVAMKPVHPTDKSPPFPPHNLTHTFGGKACRGLGWPKFITFASANSHYVGHDGSFTIQCQVTVATESSTSSTIGTFIPGPVLVPPSNLVWHLERLLASDEGWDVKFLVEESEIHAHGLVVAARSPALHEAVQESATNHVKIDGIRAVVFKAMLHFIYTDKLPRVQDLVAPAVGHSTMVVAGELLAVACRFRLDRMARLCENLLAEKITPEYALATLRLAGCHGCTELEAYCIEYISQPHVVKDVMKTLKYFIE; encoded by the coding sequence ATGGTCAGATCGATCATGGCGGCGCCGTCGCACAAGACGCGGTCCACGCACAGATCGGCGTTCGCGCAAGGCACGCACCAGTTCGACATCGCCGGCTACAGCACGGCGCGGGAGGCGCTCGTCGGATCCGTCCGGTCCGGCAGCTTCCACGCCGGAGGTTTCATCTGGGCCCTCGTGTGCCGCCTCCACGATCGCAGCGCGCCGTGCGGCCTCGCGTCCATCTCCCTGGAGCTATCCAAGAACGAGACCGACGAGGACGTCGTCGCCATGGCCAGCCTCCGGATCGACGAGAGCAGCGGCACCGGCAAGTTCCCGGCCGCCGTGTGGTGCAGCGATAAGCCCAAGACCTTCGACGCTTGGTCCACGAGCGCTGTCGCCTGGGAGCTCGCCGTCCCGGTTGCGTTCCGGCGCCATGAGTCACGCTACATCGACAAGGGCGCTGACTGCCTGACCATACACTGCACGGTCGACGTCCTCCTCCAGCAGCAGGAGAGCTCAGCCGCCGCCGGATCAGTTGACACCAGGAACTGCTTCGtgtccgtgccgccgccgcccagcaTCTCCCGGGACTTGCACAGGCTTCTCAGGGAGAGGCAGTCGCCTGAACCGGACGTGACGTTCGTCCTCGACGATGGTACCGAGATCCAGGCGCACAAGCTGGTAATGGCCATGAGGTCACCAGTATTCCGTGCCGAGTTCTTATGCGGGGACATGAAGGAGCGGAGCACAAGGCACCTCACGATGGACGACATGAGCGCCTCCACCTTGAGGGCCATGCTCTACTTCATCTACACGGACGAGCAGCCTACACCCAGGAAAGGAAGATGCCAGGTGGCCATGGCGCAAGACCTACTCGTGGCCGCGGATCTCTACGACTTGGAGAGGCTGAGGCTTATGTGTGAGAAGATACTCTCCGGGAGCTTGGACGTTGGCAATGTCATGGCAACCTTGATGCACGCGCATGGCCGCCATAGTTGCCAACAGCTTGAGGCATTGTGTATCGACTTCATGGCATCCGACCCCGACGTGTACAATGCCGTGGAGGCCACCGAGGAGTACAAAGAACTCGAAAAGACATACCCTTCTTTCATACATGAGATCACGAAGAAAGTAGCCAAGAGCACAATGGCCCGCATTAGATCTCCAACTAATACTTCTTCCATGGGCACTAGTGGTGGCAGCAGCAGTAGAGAGGCGACCAAGAGCATGTCGAGGTATACCCCACCGGCGGTGATGATCGGCACACATGAGTTCACAATCCAAAGCTTGAGCTGGGTGAGGGAGACGCACAGTGTCGGTCAGTACATCCGATCTGGCAGTTTCAAGGTGGCCGGTTATGAGTGGACCATAGATGTGTACCCGTCGGGAGGGACAGAGGACACGTCGGACCACATTGACGTATTTATTCGACCCACCATTAATGATGGTGATATCAAGGTGAAAGCTTCGGTGGCTATGAAGCCCGTCCACCCCACGGACAAGTCGCCGCCGTTTCCTCCCCATAATCTTACACACACATTTGGCGGCAAGGCATGCAGGGGCCTTGGGTGGCCAAAATTCATCACATTCGCATCTGCCAACTCACACTATGTGGGACACGATGGCTCTTTCACTATACAATGCCAAGTCACGGTAGCCACGGAGTCCTCGACTAGCAGCACAATTGGCACCTTCATCCCTGGACCCGTGCTCGTGCCACCGTCCAACCTGGTATGGCATCTTGAGCGGCTGCTGGCGAGCGACGAGGGCTGGGATGTTAAGTTCCTGGTTGAGGAGAGCGAGATACACGCCCATGGGCTCGTTGTTGCTGCACGGTCGCCGGCACTGCACGAGGCGGTGCAAGAGTCGGCAACCAACCATGTAAAAATTGATGGCATTAGAGCCGTGGTTTTCAAGGCCATGCTCCACTTCATATACACTGACAAGCTGCCTCGCGTCCAAGACCTAGTTGCTCCTGCCGTCGGGCATTCCACGATGGTCGTGGCTGGAGAGTTGCTGGCAGTGGCATGTCGGTTCCGTTTGGACAGGATGGCGCGGTTGTGCGAGAACCTACTCGCGGAGAAGATCACGCCCGAGTATGCGCTGGCCACACTGAGGCTGGCTGGGTGCCACGGTTGCACGGAGCTGGAAGCCTACTGCATCGAGTACATCTCACAGCCACACGTGGTCAAGGATGTGATGAAAACTCTCAAGTATTTTATAGAGTGA